In Ruminiclostridium papyrosolvens DSM 2782, the following proteins share a genomic window:
- the tnpA gene encoding IS66 family insertion sequence element accessory protein TnpA, with product MDAQKSTHKYRLSQWAPIIHACRTSGMSVKAWCQENSINEKQFFYWQRRVREEISSFSSELPVAKQNTAFIPLKVLDSKTCTDKYFSPDMVLCIGSSRLELSNQTSPELLANILKVLGHV from the coding sequence ATGGATGCACAAAAATCAACTCATAAGTACCGACTTTCTCAGTGGGCTCCCATTATCCATGCATGCCGCACTAGCGGAATGTCTGTAAAGGCATGGTGTCAAGAAAACAGCATTAACGAAAAACAGTTTTTTTACTGGCAACGTAGAGTTCGTGAAGAAATCAGTTCATTTTCTTCTGAATTACCGGTAGCCAAACAGAATACAGCTTTTATTCCACTTAAAGTGTTGGACAGCAAAACGTGTACCGATAAATATTTTAGTCCTGATATGGTTCTATGTATTGGCAGCTCTCGCCTTGAACTTTCAAATCAAACATCACCGGAGTTGCTTGCCAATATATTAAAGGTGCTGGGACATGTTTAA
- the tnpB gene encoding IS66 family insertion sequence element accessory protein TnpB (TnpB, as the term is used for proteins encoded by IS66 family insertion elements, is considered an accessory protein, since TnpC, encoded by a neighboring gene, is a DDE family transposase.), which yields MFNDAAGFDQIYIACGYTDLRCGIDGLAAIVQNEFKLNPFQNTLFLFCGRKTNRIKAILWEGDGFVLLYKRLESGRFQWPRSEKEARCITSKQFRWLTEGLSIDQSKAVKKSFPKHIL from the coding sequence ATGTTTAATGATGCAGCCGGTTTTGATCAAATATACATTGCTTGCGGATATACCGACCTTCGCTGCGGAATTGATGGCCTTGCAGCCATTGTCCAAAATGAATTTAAGCTTAATCCATTTCAAAACACTCTATTTCTCTTTTGCGGGAGAAAAACAAATCGCATAAAGGCTATTTTGTGGGAGGGAGATGGATTTGTTCTTCTGTATAAACGTCTGGAAAGCGGACGGTTTCAATGGCCTCGTAGTGAAAAGGAAGCAAGATGTATCACATCCAAGCAATTCAGATGGCTTACTGAAGGATTATCTATTGATCAGTCAAAAGCAGTGAAGAAATCGTTTCCCAAGCATATTTTGTAG
- a CDS encoding helix-turn-helix transcriptional regulator, with protein MIQNRIKVLRAERDWTQADLAEMVGISRQAIISIEKYKYTPSLELAFKIAEVFNVLITEVFEHKEDMNND; from the coding sequence TTGATACAAAATCGGATTAAGGTTTTGAGAGCAGAACGAGACTGGACACAAGCTGATCTAGCTGAGATGGTAGGTATTTCCCGCCAAGCAATAATATCTATTGAAAAGTATAAATATACTCCTTCATTAGAATTAGCTTTCAAAATTGCGGAGGTTTTTAACGTGCTAATCACTGAAGTTTTTGAACACAAGGAGGACATGAACAATGACTGA
- the pknB gene encoding Stk1 family PASTA domain-containing Ser/Thr kinase — MEGQILGNRYLLLEKIGGGGMAVVYKAKCTLLNRFVAVKVLRTEFTNDDEFVKRFKIEAQAVASLSHPNVVSIYDVGHQDDIHYIVMEYVDGMTLKDYLNKHGALNWNDAVKITIQICSAIEHAHKNNIVHRDIKPHNILLTKEGIAKVTDFGIARAVTSSTITMVGSTIGSVHYFSPEQARGGFIDEKSDLYSLGIALYEMVTGKVPFDGDSPVAVALKHIQETPLEPHKLVPSLPYGVNEIIMKAIQKEQNVRYQSATEMLSDLNTVLVQPQGGFIGHNSVSSQSTIRMRTVNSDDIDSTVRVSTKPTNVSNKKYESEKQKKKNNTTYWLAGIASVLVIGLLLFITISLLTKGTPDNKVNTMPDYRNKRFEEIKDDLVKRGINYTENWQDNDAVEKGIIFNQSVEPGAEYRNGSFTNLELSISNGPKSKKVPDVINKDYRDAQSQLESQDIKYKIEEEFNESVKADYVIRTEPKANEEIKDDTVVTIFVSKGVEVKLVKVPNLVGKTESVALKLLKDAKLSLGSVLPAGTTNGIVNRQAPEAYSEVAPGETVTIWLTPQEQQAPPSSSQSQPSDTQTSGNTGGDTKGNGKGGKGNTSGGQDTSGTQQPDNGSGDGDNKTNPDGK; from the coding sequence ATGGAAGGTCAAATTTTAGGAAACAGGTATCTATTACTGGAAAAAATAGGCGGCGGCGGAATGGCTGTCGTATATAAAGCAAAATGTACACTTTTAAACAGATTTGTGGCTGTTAAGGTGTTGCGAACAGAATTTACAAACGATGATGAGTTTGTAAAACGGTTCAAAATAGAAGCTCAGGCGGTTGCAAGCCTTTCACACCCCAATGTTGTATCGATTTATGACGTGGGACATCAAGATGATATCCATTACATTGTTATGGAATATGTCGATGGTATGACTTTAAAAGATTATTTAAACAAGCATGGTGCGTTAAACTGGAATGATGCAGTTAAAATAACCATTCAAATTTGCTCTGCAATTGAACATGCGCATAAGAATAACATTGTACATAGAGACATCAAACCGCACAATATCCTGTTGACAAAAGAAGGTATTGCAAAAGTCACGGATTTTGGAATAGCACGTGCAGTAACCTCTTCTACAATTACTATGGTTGGAAGTACAATCGGTTCAGTACATTATTTTTCCCCAGAGCAGGCAAGAGGCGGATTTATTGATGAAAAATCTGATTTATATTCCTTGGGAATAGCCCTATATGAAATGGTTACAGGCAAGGTTCCTTTTGATGGAGATTCGCCTGTAGCGGTGGCATTGAAGCATATTCAGGAGACTCCGTTAGAGCCTCACAAGCTAGTTCCCAGCTTACCTTATGGTGTAAATGAAATAATTATGAAAGCTATTCAAAAAGAACAAAATGTGCGTTATCAATCAGCTACGGAAATGCTAAGCGATTTAAACACTGTTCTGGTACAGCCTCAAGGCGGGTTTATAGGTCATAATTCAGTTTCAAGTCAGTCAACAATCAGAATGAGAACTGTAAATTCTGACGATATTGACAGTACTGTAAGAGTAAGTACAAAGCCGACTAATGTAAGTAATAAAAAGTATGAATCCGAAAAACAAAAAAAGAAAAACAATACAACTTATTGGCTGGCCGGTATTGCCAGTGTGCTTGTTATAGGATTATTACTGTTTATAACTATAAGTTTGTTGACAAAAGGTACGCCTGATAATAAAGTTAATACTATGCCCGATTATCGTAATAAGAGATTTGAAGAAATAAAGGATGATTTAGTTAAAAGAGGAATCAATTATACCGAGAACTGGCAGGATAATGATGCAGTAGAGAAAGGTATAATATTCAATCAGAGTGTCGAACCGGGAGCAGAGTACAGAAACGGTAGTTTTACAAATCTTGAGCTTTCCATCAGTAATGGCCCTAAGAGTAAAAAAGTGCCTGATGTTATAAATAAAGATTATAGAGATGCTCAAAGTCAACTTGAAAGTCAGGATATAAAATATAAAATTGAAGAAGAATTTAATGAGAGTGTTAAGGCAGATTATGTAATCCGTACAGAGCCAAAAGCTAATGAAGAGATTAAAGATGATACGGTAGTGACAATTTTTGTTAGTAAGGGTGTGGAAGTTAAATTAGTAAAAGTTCCGAATCTTGTTGGCAAAACGGAAAGTGTTGCTCTAAAACTACTTAAAGATGCAAAATTATCTCTTGGAAGTGTACTTCCGGCAGGCACTACTAATGGAATCGTTAATAGACAAGCTCCTGAAGCATACTCTGAAGTCGCTCCGGGTGAAACGGTAACAATCTGGCTTACACCTCAGGAACAACAGGCGCCTCCAAGTTCAAGCCAGAGCCAACCATCAGATACTCAGACCAGCGGTAATACTGGTGGAGATACAAAAGGTAATGGTAAAGGCGGTAAAGGAAATACATCCGGAGGTCAGGATACTTCAGGTACGCAGCAGCCTGATAACGGCTCCGGAGACGGAGATAATAAAACAAACCCTGATGGAAAGTAA
- the rpe gene encoding ribulose-phosphate 3-epimerase yields the protein MIKIAPSILSADFSCLGSEIEKIDKNGADIIHIDVMDGHFVPNITIGPGVVKCLRKYTQKTFDVHLMISNPDEYIEQFAQAGADIITVHAEATKHLNRTIQLIKNCGKKAGVALNPATPLTVLDFVLQDVDMVLIMTVNPGFGGQSYLPQSTKKISDLKNMMIRNTLVADIEVDGGIDANNINIVTKAGANVIVAGSAVFKQDDVGEAIRGLKLNSYNRSAL from the coding sequence ATGATTAAAATTGCACCCTCAATTTTATCAGCCGACTTTTCATGTCTGGGCAGTGAAATTGAAAAAATAGATAAAAACGGTGCGGATATTATTCATATCGATGTTATGGATGGTCATTTTGTGCCAAATATAACAATCGGGCCGGGAGTTGTTAAATGTTTACGTAAATACACACAAAAAACTTTTGATGTTCATCTGATGATATCAAACCCTGATGAATATATTGAGCAGTTTGCACAGGCCGGTGCTGATATCATAACTGTACATGCTGAAGCTACAAAACATCTTAACAGAACAATTCAATTAATAAAAAACTGTGGAAAGAAAGCGGGAGTAGCTCTGAATCCGGCAACACCGCTGACTGTACTGGATTTTGTATTGCAGGACGTGGATATGGTACTTATTATGACTGTTAATCCTGGCTTCGGAGGCCAATCCTATCTGCCCCAATCTACAAAAAAGATTTCAGACTTAAAAAATATGATGATAAGAAATACTCTTGTAGCTGATATTGAAGTAGATGGCGGAATTGATGCCAACAACATAAATATTGTAACAAAGGCAGGAGCTAATGTAATTGTTGCAGGTTCTGCCGTGTTTAAACAAGATGACGTTGGTGAAGCTATTAGAGGCTTAAAACTGAATTCCTACAACAGGAGTGCATTGTAA
- the rsgA gene encoding ribosome small subunit-dependent GTPase A, giving the protein MPLGIILKGIGGFYYVKQEDTENIYECKPRGVFRKNSVTPLPGDRVGFSIIDEAKKLGNVDEILPRMSELVRPAIANVDQIAIVVAAKAPNPDYMLLDKLLITSEMKKIRVIICINKIDLDDGTAKTIRNAYSLAGYEVVEISSVRNVGYKLLKEELKEHITVFAGQSGVGKSTILNHIMDSWVMETGSVSNKIERGKHTTRHAELLELKYGGYVADTPGFSSFEITDIPYNELESYYPEFRPYINTCRFNSCSHITEPGCRIIEALEHSEIDNNRYQRYIQLYKALKDIPKYKGKKTESRRVIK; this is encoded by the coding sequence TTGCCGCTTGGTATAATACTTAAGGGAATTGGTGGTTTTTACTACGTAAAGCAAGAAGATACAGAGAATATTTATGAGTGCAAACCCAGAGGGGTATTCAGGAAGAATTCTGTTACCCCCCTTCCGGGTGATAGGGTAGGCTTTAGCATTATTGACGAAGCTAAAAAGCTTGGAAACGTTGATGAAATACTTCCACGCATGTCAGAACTTGTACGCCCGGCAATTGCCAACGTTGACCAAATAGCAATTGTTGTAGCTGCAAAAGCGCCAAACCCTGATTATATGTTGCTGGACAAGCTGCTAATTACCTCAGAAATGAAAAAAATCAGAGTTATAATATGCATTAATAAGATTGACCTTGATGATGGTACTGCTAAAACTATCAGAAACGCATATTCATTGGCCGGCTATGAAGTCGTAGAAATAAGTTCTGTCCGTAATGTCGGATACAAGCTCTTAAAGGAAGAACTAAAAGAACACATCACTGTTTTTGCAGGTCAATCGGGGGTAGGAAAATCAACCATTTTAAATCATATTATGGATTCATGGGTTATGGAAACGGGAAGTGTGAGCAACAAAATAGAACGTGGAAAGCATACTACACGGCATGCGGAACTTCTTGAACTTAAATACGGTGGTTATGTTGCGGATACCCCCGGGTTTAGTTCTTTTGAGATTACAGATATCCCGTATAATGAACTGGAAAGTTATTATCCCGAGTTCCGGCCTTACATTAATACCTGCAGGTTTAACTCCTGCAGTCATATAACAGAACCTGGATGCAGGATTATTGAAGCACTTGAACACAGCGAAATTGATAACAACAGATATCAAAGATATATACAATTATATAAAGCCTTAAAAGATATTCCAAAATATAAAGGAAAAAAGACCGAATCTAGGAGAGTGATAAAATGA
- the tnpC gene encoding IS66 family transposase: MDKKYCVNELTKYSKADIINMFISLQSDKEKQDTKMQELNQKMDLLFEQLSVSKQHRFGRSSEKMKFEDQMELYFNEAEVLAAEKVPEPELEEVCPKAYKRKKHKGKREEDLKNIPVTIIEHTLSEEQLRSTFGEKWRRLPDEVYKRLALHPVQFEVEEHHVAVYCGNDNQTIVKASRPTDLLRNSIVTPSLEAAILNSKYINALPLNRIEQEFARNDVMISRQVMANWTILCGERYLSLLYDRLHQELYKCKVSQADETPVIVSKDGRATGSKSYMWVYRTGKLYNAPPIILYDYQRTRNSSHPKDFLKKYQGVLVTDGYQVYHQLEKEESGITIAGCWSHARRRYADVVKTMDKEAAKSTLAYAALRQIAMIYKIDNDLIELTPEDRVVQRQLLVKPQVEAFFAWIKNHKQEVASQSETGKGFTYCINQEKYLKTFLTNGDVPLDNNATESAIRGFCIGKNNWHMIDTIEGAKSSAIIYSIAETAKANNLKPYEYFKYLLKEIPQHMDDKDLTFLDKLLPWSDQLPEQCRKQTKQ; the protein is encoded by the coding sequence ATGGATAAAAAATACTGTGTAAATGAATTAACTAAATACAGCAAAGCAGACATAATCAATATGTTCATCTCCTTACAGAGTGATAAGGAAAAACAGGATACAAAGATGCAGGAACTGAATCAGAAGATGGATCTGCTTTTTGAACAGTTAAGTGTATCAAAACAACACCGGTTTGGACGTTCCTCCGAAAAAATGAAGTTTGAAGATCAAATGGAGCTCTATTTTAACGAAGCTGAAGTTTTAGCTGCTGAAAAAGTTCCTGAACCAGAGCTGGAGGAAGTATGCCCCAAAGCCTATAAACGGAAGAAACACAAAGGAAAGCGTGAAGAAGATCTAAAGAACATTCCTGTTACAATCATAGAGCATACACTATCTGAAGAGCAGCTTAGATCAACATTTGGTGAAAAATGGCGCCGTCTTCCTGATGAGGTATACAAAAGGCTGGCTCTTCACCCTGTCCAATTCGAAGTAGAAGAACATCATGTGGCGGTTTATTGCGGAAATGACAACCAAACCATCGTTAAGGCAAGTCGGCCAACCGACTTGCTTCGAAACAGTATTGTCACTCCTTCACTGGAGGCAGCCATCCTAAACTCGAAGTACATCAATGCACTTCCATTAAACAGGATTGAACAGGAATTTGCCAGAAACGATGTAATGATTTCAAGACAAGTAATGGCAAACTGGACTATCCTTTGTGGAGAGAGGTATTTATCACTTTTATATGACCGTTTGCATCAGGAACTATATAAATGCAAGGTATCACAAGCGGATGAAACCCCTGTGATTGTATCCAAAGATGGTAGAGCGACAGGATCAAAAAGTTACATGTGGGTATACCGTACAGGAAAGCTGTATAATGCTCCGCCAATTATACTTTATGATTACCAGCGAACCAGAAACAGCAGCCATCCAAAGGATTTTTTAAAGAAATACCAGGGTGTATTGGTAACGGATGGCTACCAAGTATATCATCAATTAGAAAAAGAAGAATCCGGTATAACGATAGCGGGCTGTTGGAGTCATGCCAGACGACGATATGCTGATGTGGTTAAAACCATGGACAAAGAAGCTGCAAAAAGTACACTTGCATATGCTGCATTGAGGCAAATTGCCATGATCTACAAAATCGACAATGATCTGATAGAACTTACACCGGAAGATCGGGTCGTACAACGGCAGCTACTTGTAAAGCCACAAGTGGAGGCTTTCTTCGCATGGATAAAAAACCATAAACAAGAAGTGGCATCACAGTCAGAAACGGGCAAAGGCTTTACCTATTGTATCAATCAGGAAAAATATCTAAAAACCTTCCTTACGAATGGGGATGTACCACTAGACAACAATGCAACGGAATCTGCAATTCGCGGGTTTTGTATAGGGAAAAACAACTGGCATATGATAGATACCATCGAAGGAGCAAAATCCAGCGCAATTATTTACAGTATTGCAGAAACGGCAAAGGCCAATAATCTTAAGCCATATGAGTATTTTAAATACCTACTGAAGGAAATACCCCAGCATATGGATGACAAAGACTTAACTTTTTTAGATAAACTGCTTCCATGGTCAGATCAACTGCCGGAACAATGCAGAAAGCAAACTAAGCAGTAA
- a CDS encoding nucleoside deaminase: MKELIKDQWTKDSIFAAVIDAEGNIVSKGKTTVRDDHDPTAHAEINAIRSACKRLKVDVLPKGYWLYSTFEPCPLCAAAIIWAGFEGVVYANNADHRGKEINWSFIKCSDVLLSGKYIKDVALVEDFLIDEIKDYFE, translated from the coding sequence ATGAAAGAATTAATAAAAGACCAATGGACAAAGGATTCAATTTTTGCTGCGGTTATAGATGCTGAAGGTAATATAGTTTCAAAAGGGAAAACGACAGTTCGAGATGACCATGATCCTACGGCACATGCAGAAATAAATGCTATAAGAAGTGCCTGTAAGCGACTAAAAGTAGATGTTTTACCTAAAGGGTATTGGCTTTATTCAACATTTGAGCCATGTCCTTTATGCGCTGCAGCTATAATCTGGGCTGGATTTGAAGGTGTGGTATATGCTAACAATGCTGATCATAGAGGAAAAGAGATTAATTGGTCATTTATAAAGTGTAGTGATGTTTTACTATCAGGTAAGTATATAAAAGATGTAGCACTAGTTGAAGATTTTTTAATTGATGAAATAAAAGATTACTTTGAATAA
- a CDS encoding thiamine diphosphokinase: MKAVCVCNGSISDYDLIKKYIQESDYIISVDGGAGHLRKMGINPDILIGDFDSANSQDLDYYLRKGINVSKFPVEKDMTDSELAIEKILELGATEVVFLGALGTRIDHSFANIMLLKKMLDIGLRGSIADEHNELYMFDSNFSISKKEGRKLSLIPITEKVTGVSTRGLKYPLVNATMVLGTSWGISNEFEEEVAFVSIDSGILLACLSRD, translated from the coding sequence ATGAAGGCTGTTTGTGTTTGTAATGGTTCAATTAGTGATTATGACTTAATTAAAAAGTACATACAAGAATCAGATTATATTATTTCTGTAGATGGAGGAGCGGGTCACCTGAGGAAAATGGGAATTAATCCTGATATTCTCATAGGTGACTTTGATTCTGCCAATTCACAGGATTTGGATTATTATTTAAGAAAAGGCATAAATGTATCGAAGTTTCCGGTTGAAAAGGACATGACTGATTCAGAACTTGCTATTGAAAAGATATTGGAGTTGGGAGCTACAGAGGTTGTCTTTTTAGGAGCCTTGGGAACAAGAATTGACCATTCCTTTGCTAACATTATGCTTCTGAAAAAAATGCTGGATATTGGACTTAGGGGTTCTATTGCAGATGAACATAACGAATTATATATGTTCGATTCAAATTTCAGCATTAGTAAAAAAGAGGGCAGAAAGCTTTCTTTAATTCCCATAACGGAGAAAGTCACAGGTGTAAGTACAAGGGGGTTAAAGTATCCGCTAGTCAATGCAACTATGGTTTTGGGAACTTCCTGGGGAATTAGTAATGAATTTGAGGAAGAAGTAGCTTTTGTCAGTATTGATAGTGGAATTTTACTTGCATGTCTGTCCAGAGATTGA
- a CDS encoding aldo/keto reductase — MEFRELGKTGLQVSVIGLGCENLDGKPYSQVEETINVALENGVNILDVFMPGKEIRENIARALGDRRKRVVIQGHIGSTDIRQQYDISRDMPTVRRYFDDILRIFGGYIDLGMMFFIDSDEDYKNVFETDFIKYVEHLKKQGYIGHIGFSSHNPDTAIKVINTGIPEMLMFSINPAFDMLPSEEYIFNHFQNGFAPELFRGIDPKRAELYKLCTQKQIGITVMKALGGGKLISPEHTPFTMPLTVPQCVNYALSRPAVASVLLGCRTSSEVLNSMRYFELDDSEKDYAEILGTMRNDFKGNCVYCGHCQPCPVGIDIATVNKYLDIARLDQINIPPSIHSHYLSLTHIGSDCIGCGNCESRCPFSVPIIKNMAEAERLLGKNS; from the coding sequence GTGGAATTTAGAGAACTTGGCAAAACTGGTCTACAAGTCAGCGTGATCGGCCTAGGATGCGAAAATCTTGACGGTAAGCCGTACTCGCAGGTTGAAGAAACAATTAATGTTGCTCTTGAAAATGGTGTAAATATTCTTGATGTGTTTATGCCTGGGAAAGAAATTCGAGAAAACATTGCTAGAGCTTTAGGAGATAGACGTAAAAGAGTTGTGATACAAGGACACATAGGTTCTACAGATATTAGGCAACAGTATGATATAAGCCGAGATATGCCTACAGTACGGCGATACTTTGACGATATTTTGCGTATATTTGGCGGCTACATAGATTTAGGAATGATGTTTTTCATTGACTCTGATGAAGATTATAAAAATGTATTTGAAACAGATTTTATTAAATATGTAGAACACCTGAAAAAGCAAGGCTACATTGGTCATATAGGATTTAGTTCACATAATCCGGACACGGCGATTAAAGTAATAAATACAGGAATTCCAGAAATGCTAATGTTTAGCATAAACCCTGCATTTGATATGCTTCCCTCTGAAGAATATATTTTTAATCATTTTCAAAATGGCTTTGCTCCGGAACTGTTTCGAGGAATTGACCCCAAGCGAGCGGAACTATATAAACTTTGCACACAAAAACAGATTGGAATTACAGTGATGAAAGCGCTGGGTGGGGGTAAATTGATTTCACCTGAACACACACCGTTTACAATGCCGCTTACAGTGCCTCAATGTGTTAATTATGCATTGTCAAGACCGGCAGTTGCAAGCGTATTACTTGGCTGCCGGACATCCAGTGAGGTGTTAAATTCTATGCGGTATTTTGAACTTGACGATTCAGAGAAAGATTATGCTGAGATTCTTGGAACGATGCGCAATGATTTTAAAGGAAACTGTGTTTATTGCGGCCACTGTCAGCCTTGCCCAGTAGGGATTGACATTGCAACAGTAAACAAGTACTTAGACATTGCTCGCTTAGATCAAATCAATATACCTCCATCCATTCACTCTCACTATTTAAGCTTAACTCACATTGGAAGTGATTGCATTGGCTGTGGTAACTGCGAGAGCCGCTGCCCTTTTAGTGTACCAATTATCAAAAATATGGCAGAGGCTGAAAGGCTTTTAGGCAAGAATTCCTAG